From one Bacteroides eggerthii genomic stretch:
- a CDS encoding PepSY-like domain-containing protein: MMIMKRKMFAIACVAIGMWSCSNDDVPATGNPEDDKVSAEVRAALLERYPNATDVKWTVKGDYVVADFNLSASSAAGEYAAWFDNGGRWYMTTDSEILFEQLPEEVKAAFRAGEYSAWTIDEVERVQRNGAEEVYVIEVKNKVDGVETEIDLYYSKDGVLVKKLVDADNDYDYGDYIPAAPVEGVEAFLKANFPNARILDIDREDNMTEVEILDGQVVRELLFDKANSWLFTKTETVYAALPAVVKQALEASEYAGYHVDDVDHYATPEEEYYRLELESVKGDVKVKITAAGVLSLMEYSPSDPGNNTGGVLPGKIKDFIAQKYAGARIIETDMENGMTEVEIFHDAREKDVYFNGAQEWVKTQWEVRVSELPAAVSDAIKKSYANYEIDDADFVETPQEAYYLVELEAGDREVKLRILSNGTVL; this comes from the coding sequence ATGATGATTATGAAAAGAAAAATGTTTGCCATCGCTTGTGTGGCTATCGGTATGTGGAGTTGCAGCAACGACGATGTTCCTGCCACCGGAAATCCGGAAGATGACAAGGTGAGCGCCGAGGTGCGGGCTGCACTGCTCGAACGCTACCCGAATGCCACCGACGTGAAGTGGACTGTGAAAGGAGACTATGTGGTGGCGGACTTCAATCTGTCTGCTTCTTCTGCCGCAGGCGAATATGCCGCTTGGTTCGACAATGGAGGCCGATGGTATATGACAACAGACAGCGAAATCCTCTTTGAGCAACTGCCGGAAGAAGTGAAGGCTGCCTTCCGGGCGGGCGAATACTCCGCTTGGACCATCGACGAGGTGGAACGGGTGCAACGCAACGGCGCGGAAGAGGTCTACGTGATCGAAGTGAAAAACAAAGTGGACGGCGTAGAGACGGAAATAGATCTGTATTACTCGAAAGACGGCGTGCTGGTGAAGAAACTGGTGGATGCTGACAACGATTATGACTATGGCGACTATATCCCCGCTGCTCCGGTGGAAGGCGTCGAAGCGTTCCTGAAGGCAAACTTCCCCAATGCCCGTATCTTGGACATCGATCGGGAGGACAACATGACGGAAGTGGAGATTCTGGATGGACAGGTGGTGCGTGAACTGCTGTTCGACAAGGCAAACAGCTGGCTGTTCACCAAGACCGAAACCGTTTATGCCGCATTGCCGGCAGTGGTGAAGCAAGCGCTTGAGGCTTCGGAATATGCAGGCTATCATGTGGATGACGTGGATCATTACGCAACTCCGGAAGAGGAATACTACCGTCTCGAACTGGAATCAGTCAAAGGTGACGTCAAGGTGAAGATCACCGCTGCCGGCGTGTTGTCGCTCATGGAATACAGTCCGTCTGATCCCGGAAACAATACCGGTGGCGTGCTGCCCGGGAAAATCAAGGATTTCATTGCACAGAAGTATGCGGGAGCCCGTATCATTGAGACGGATATGGAAAATGGCATGACGGAAGTGGAGATCTTCCACGATGCTCGCGAGAAGGATGTTTATTTCAACGGCGCACAGGAGTGGGTGAAAACCCAATGGGAAGTACGGGTGAGTGAACTGCCCGCGGCTGTATCCGATGCCATCAAAAAATCGTATGCAAATTACGAGATAGATGATGCGGACTTTGTGGAAACGCCCCAAGAGGCCTATTACTTGGTGGAACTGGAAGCAGGAGACAGGGAAGTGAAATTGCGTATCCTCTCCAACGGCACTGTCTTGTAA
- a CDS encoding type II toxin-antitoxin system HicB family antitoxin, producing the protein MKTVEVIVEHAGKNLSAYIVGAPVITVGNDMKEIEDNMKEAIELYLEDNPNPCAVLSGEFELKFKIDAATFINYYSSIFTKAALSRITGINERQLWHYAAGVHKPRRQQLEKIQRGIDALTKELSAINLV; encoded by the coding sequence ATGAAAACTGTTGAGGTAATCGTTGAACATGCAGGAAAGAATTTGAGTGCTTATATCGTAGGTGCTCCGGTTATTACTGTGGGTAATGACATGAAAGAGATTGAGGATAATATGAAAGAAGCAATCGAGCTGTATCTGGAGGATAATCCTAATCCTTGTGCGGTGTTGTCCGGAGAGTTTGAATTAAAGTTCAAGATAGATGCCGCTACTTTTATCAATTATTACAGTAGCATCTTTACCAAAGCTGCATTGAGCCGCATTACAGGAATTAATGAACGTCAGTTGTGGCACTATGCTGCCGGTGTACATAAACCCCGTAGGCAGCAGTTGGAAAAAATTCAAAGAGGTATAGATGCGCTGACAAAAGAATTGTCCGCCATAAACCTTGTTTAG
- a CDS encoding N-acetylmuramoyl-L-alanine amidase: MRFINLIVVHCSATRCDRSYTEHDLTTDHLRRGFSGAGYHFYIRKNGDIKTLRPIGQPGAHVKNHNAHSVGICYEGGLDERGHPADTRTDFQKHSLRVLVMLLLRDYPGSRLCGHRDLSPDLDCNGEIEPEEWIKACPCFDAASILQDSVPPNPAYL; the protein is encoded by the coding sequence ATGCGATTCATCAACCTCATCGTTGTCCACTGTTCCGCCACCCGCTGCGACCGCAGCTATACGGAACATGACCTGACAACAGACCACCTGCGCCGGGGATTCTCCGGCGCAGGTTATCATTTTTATATCCGCAAGAACGGGGATATAAAAACACTCCGCCCCATCGGACAGCCCGGAGCGCACGTCAAAAACCACAATGCCCATTCTGTCGGCATCTGCTATGAAGGCGGGCTCGACGAAAGGGGGCATCCCGCCGATACCCGTACCGATTTTCAGAAACATTCCCTGCGGGTGCTCGTCATGCTGTTGCTGCGCGACTATCCCGGCAGCCGCCTTTGCGGGCACCGCGACCTCAGCCCCGACCTCGACTGCAACGGCGAAATAGAACCCGAAGAGTGGATCAAGGCATGCCCTTGCTTCGATGCGGCATCCATTCTTCAAGATTCTGTTCCTCCCAACCCCGCTTATCTGTGA
- the leuD gene encoding 3-isopropylmalate dehydratase small subunit, with protein sequence MKQKFNIINSTCVPLPLENVDTDQIIPARFLKATTKEGFGENLFRDWRYNADGSLNEEFVLNNPTYGGQILVAGKNFGSGSSREHAAWAIAGYGFRVVVSSFFADIHKNNELNNFVLPVVVSEPFLKELFDSIFANPKTEVEVNLPEQTITNKATGKSEHFEINAYKKHCLMNGLDDIDFLVGNKDKIEAWEKNNEA encoded by the coding sequence ATGAAACAAAAATTCAATATTATCAACAGCACTTGTGTACCTCTTCCTTTGGAGAATGTAGATACCGACCAGATAATTCCTGCCCGCTTCCTGAAAGCCACTACAAAAGAAGGTTTTGGTGAAAATCTGTTTCGCGACTGGCGGTACAATGCCGACGGTTCTCTGAATGAGGAATTTGTTTTGAACAATCCCACTTATGGCGGGCAAATCCTTGTGGCGGGCAAGAACTTCGGCTCGGGAAGCAGTCGCGAGCACGCAGCCTGGGCCATTGCCGGCTATGGTTTTAGGGTGGTGGTAAGCAGTTTCTTTGCAGATATTCACAAGAATAACGAGCTGAACAACTTCGTGCTTCCCGTTGTGGTGAGTGAACCGTTTCTGAAAGAACTTTTCGATTCAATCTTTGCCAATCCAAAGACGGAAGTAGAAGTAAACCTACCCGAACAGACCATCACCAACAAGGCAACCGGCAAGAGTGAGCATTTCGAAATCAATGCCTACAAGAAGCATTGCCTGATGAATGGTTTGGACGACATTGATTTTCTTGTCGGAAACAAGGATAAAATAGAAGCTTGGGAGAAGAACAATGAAGCATAA
- the istB gene encoding IS21-like element helper ATPase IstB has translation MIKRKKELVEYARRLKLASLAEHMTEIIHEAQEKQPTYSEFLFSCLAKEVGERDRKSFLSRIKVAGLPARHTLDEYDFNRTEGLDGRQLRELRELTWMSRAYNLLLIGGPGTGKTFIASGLVHEAVKEGYNAALISLEDLLVCLKTKDVSRHAMKTYKRIMKTRLLAIDNVTLYPLKREDILLLFKLVNALQEKVSLIIIANRGLAEWLEELGDEAVAAALLDRLLYCCEVINLSGKSYRLENRKTIFSNQT, from the coding sequence ATGATAAAACGTAAAAAAGAACTGGTCGAATATGCACGACGTCTGAAACTGGCAAGTCTGGCTGAACACATGACGGAGATTATACACGAGGCACAAGAAAAGCAGCCTACCTATTCGGAGTTTCTGTTTTCCTGCCTTGCAAAAGAAGTAGGTGAAAGGGACCGGAAAAGCTTTCTTTCGCGGATAAAGGTGGCCGGACTCCCTGCCAGGCATACTTTGGATGAGTATGATTTCAACCGAACAGAAGGATTGGACGGCAGACAACTTCGGGAGTTGCGTGAGCTCACGTGGATGAGCAGGGCATACAATCTTCTCCTAATAGGAGGTCCCGGAACCGGAAAGACATTCATTGCATCCGGGCTCGTCCATGAGGCGGTAAAAGAGGGATACAATGCTGCCTTGATAAGCCTGGAAGATCTGCTCGTCTGTCTGAAGACAAAGGATGTTTCCCGACATGCTATGAAGACCTATAAAAGGATAATGAAAACCCGGTTGCTGGCAATTGATAATGTCACATTATATCCCTTGAAGAGAGAAGACATACTGTTATTGTTCAAGCTGGTTAACGCCCTTCAGGAAAAAGTGTCACTCATTATTATTGCGAACAGGGGACTGGCGGAGTGGTTGGAGGAACTGGGAGATGAAGCGGTGGCTGCTGCTTTACTTGACAGGTTGCTCTACTGTTGTGAAGTAATCAATCTCTCAGGAAAGAGTTATCGTCTGGAGAATAGGAAAACAATTTTTAGCAATCAGACATAG
- a CDS encoding 2-isopropylmalate synthase, which translates to MSDKLFIFDTTLRDGEQVPGCQLNTVEKIQVAKQLEALGVDVIEAGFPISSPGDFNSVIEISKAVTWPTICALTRAVQKDIDVAAEALRFAKHKRIHTGIGTSDSHIKYKFNSTREEIIERAVAAVKYARRFVEDVEFYAEDAGRTDNEYLARVVEAVIKAGATVVNIPDTTGYCLPTEYGAKINYLMEHVDGIHNAIISTHCHNDLGMATANTMAGVLNGARQVEVTINGIGERAGNTSLEEVAMIIKCHKDIDIETNINTQKIYPTSRMVSSLMNMPVQPNKAIVGRNAFAHSSGIHQDGVLKNVQTYEIIDPHDVGIDDNSIVLTARSGRAALKNRLQVLGVSLDQDKLDNIYEEFLKLADKKKDINDDDILVLAGADRSQNHRIKLEYLQVTSGVGVRSVASIGLNISGEKFEAAASGNGPVDAAIKALKKIIDRHMTLKEFTIQAISKGSDDMGKVHMQVEYDKQIYYGFGANTDIIAASVEAYIDCINKFKLGV; encoded by the coding sequence ATGAGTGATAAGTTATTTATTTTCGACACAACGCTCCGCGATGGTGAGCAGGTTCCGGGATGCCAGTTGAATACAGTGGAAAAAATTCAGGTGGCCAAACAACTGGAAGCGCTGGGCGTGGATGTAATTGAAGCGGGATTTCCCATTTCGAGCCCGGGCGACTTCAATTCGGTGATTGAAATATCAAAAGCTGTGACATGGCCCACGATTTGTGCGCTGACACGCGCCGTACAGAAGGATATTGATGTGGCGGCGGAAGCCCTGCGATTTGCCAAGCACAAACGTATCCATACGGGTATCGGTACTTCCGACTCGCACATCAAGTATAAGTTCAATTCCACTCGCGAGGAGATTATAGAACGTGCGGTGGCTGCTGTGAAATATGCCCGCCGCTTTGTGGAGGATGTGGAGTTTTACGCTGAAGATGCGGGACGTACGGATAACGAATATCTGGCGCGTGTGGTGGAAGCGGTCATCAAGGCAGGGGCTACGGTAGTGAATATCCCCGATACGACCGGATATTGCCTGCCTACGGAGTATGGCGCGAAGATAAACTATTTGATGGAGCATGTGGACGGTATTCACAATGCGATCATCTCCACTCATTGCCACAACGATCTGGGTATGGCCACTGCCAATACGATGGCGGGCGTGTTGAACGGTGCCCGTCAGGTGGAGGTCACTATCAACGGCATTGGCGAACGTGCCGGAAACACTTCGCTCGAAGAGGTGGCTATGATTATCAAATGCCATAAGGATATTGACATCGAAACCAATATCAATACGCAGAAGATTTATCCTACCAGCCGCATGGTGTCCAGTCTGATGAACATGCCGGTGCAGCCTAACAAGGCAATCGTAGGCCGCAACGCCTTTGCACATTCGTCGGGGATTCATCAGGACGGCGTGTTGAAGAATGTGCAGACCTATGAGATCATCGATCCGCACGATGTGGGTATTGATGATAACTCTATCGTTCTGACAGCCCGCAGCGGACGTGCTGCCTTGAAGAATCGCCTCCAAGTGCTGGGCGTGTCACTTGATCAGGATAAACTGGATAACATCTACGAGGAGTTCCTGAAACTTGCCGACAAGAAGAAGGATATTAACGACGATGATATTCTGGTATTGGCAGGTGCGGACCGTTCGCAGAACCACCGTATCAAGCTGGAGTACTTGCAGGTGACGAGCGGAGTAGGCGTACGGTCGGTAGCCAGCATCGGACTGAACATTTCCGGTGAGAAGTTTGAAGCCGCTGCCAGTGGGAACGGTCCGGTAGATGCCGCTATCAAAGCATTGAAAAAGATAATAGACCGCCACATGACTCTGAAGGAATTCACTATCCAGGCTATCAGCAAGGGCAGTGACGACATGGGTAAAGTGCACATGCAGGTGGAATATGACAAACAGATTTATTATGGTTTCGGTGCGAATACGGATATTATAGCTGCATCGGTAGAAGCCTATATAGACTGTATCAATAAATTTAAATTGGGTGTTTAG
- the dnaB gene encoding replicative DNA helicase, with amino-acid sequence MSEILNPHDDDLESVILGACLTETTAMVLVGDKLSPEMFYETKFGEIYSALLSMYHSGKAIDLVTVRAELASRGKLEAVGGAYELVRLAGRVASSAHLEYHALILRQMYIRREMIAGLHTLLASAADESVDLSDALADLHRLAGHLESGAVSNNCLRDMERLMQDTLEQMDKRVENNRNGITGIPTGLRELDRLTAGWQQGDLNIIAARPSVGKTAFALHLALAAGRAGKHVLVNSLEMQGERLGDRWLCAQAANVDAGHLKTGQLDAGERQQALEAARLLSALPVYVDDNPKMSMDHIRSSALLQKSKGRCDLLIIDYLQLCEMKSGQKNRNREQEVAEASRKAKLIAKELDIPVILLCQLNRECEMRADKRPALSDLRESGAIEQDADVVMLLYRPALYGLTSERRSKFPSEGLGMVILAKHRNGETGDVYFGHNPAMTKIGEYVPPTEWMMRNAK; translated from the coding sequence ATGTCCGAAATCCTAAATCCCCACGATGACGATCTTGAGTCGGTCATCTTGGGAGCTTGTCTCACCGAAACCACCGCTATGGTGCTTGTGGGCGATAAACTCTCTCCCGAAATGTTTTATGAGACGAAGTTTGGCGAAATCTACTCCGCTTTGCTCTCCATGTACCACTCCGGCAAGGCGATAGACCTCGTGACGGTGCGTGCCGAACTCGCTTCACGTGGCAAGCTGGAGGCGGTGGGCGGCGCCTACGAGCTGGTGCGCTTGGCGGGGCGCGTGGCGTCTTCCGCCCATCTGGAATACCATGCGCTCATCCTCCGGCAGATGTACATCAGGCGTGAGATGATTGCAGGGCTGCACACTCTGCTTGCCAGCGCTGCCGATGAGTCGGTGGACCTGAGCGATGCTTTGGCAGATCTGCACCGCCTTGCCGGACATCTGGAAAGCGGCGCTGTCTCCAACAACTGCCTGCGCGATATGGAACGCCTCATGCAGGACACCCTTGAGCAAATGGACAAGCGTGTGGAAAACAACCGGAACGGTATCACCGGTATTCCCACCGGACTGCGCGAGCTTGACAGGCTTACGGCGGGCTGGCAGCAGGGCGACCTGAACATCATCGCCGCCCGCCCCTCGGTGGGAAAGACTGCCTTTGCCCTGCATCTGGCACTGGCGGCAGGACGCGCCGGAAAGCATGTATTGGTGAACAGCCTTGAGATGCAAGGCGAAAGGCTGGGCGACCGTTGGCTCTGCGCCCAAGCGGCCAACGTGGATGCCGGACACCTCAAGACCGGACAGCTCGATGCCGGCGAACGGCAACAGGCATTGGAAGCCGCCCGGCTGCTGTCGGCCCTGCCTGTCTACGTGGACGACAATCCGAAGATGAGCATGGATCACATCCGTTCGTCCGCCCTGCTGCAAAAAAGCAAGGGACGCTGCGACCTCCTCATCATAGACTACCTGCAACTCTGCGAAATGAAGTCCGGACAGAAGAACCGTAACCGCGAACAGGAAGTGGCGGAAGCCAGCCGCAAAGCCAAACTCATTGCCAAAGAACTGGATATTCCCGTCATTCTGCTTTGCCAGTTGAACCGCGAGTGCGAAATGCGCGCCGACAAGCGCCCTGCTTTGAGCGACCTGCGCGAGAGCGGCGCCATAGAACAGGATGCTGATGTGGTGATGCTGCTCTATCGCCCCGCCCTCTACGGACTGACCTCCGAGCGCCGGAGCAAATTCCCCTCCGAAGGACTGGGCATGGTGATTCTTGCCAAACACCGCAACGGCGAAACCGGCGATGTGTACTTCGGGCACAATCCCGCCATGACCAAAATAGGGGAGTATGTGCCGCCGACGGAATGGATGATGCGAAACGCGAAGTAA
- a CDS encoding alpha-isopropylmalate synthase regulatory domain-containing protein has product MKHNHPKIEIMDTTLRDGEQTSGVSFVPHEKLMIARLLLEDLKVDRVEVASARVSEGEFDAVKMICDWAARRNMLPKVEVLGFVDGHTSVDWIHATGCRVINLLCKGSLKHCSCQLKKSPEEHIEDILSVVDYANVQDMEVNVYLEDWSNGMKDSPEYVFQLMDALIRTNIKRYMLPDTLGVLNPLQVIEFMRKMVKRYPNEHFDFHAHNDYDLAVSNVLAAVLSGCKGLHTTINGLGERAGNAPLASVQAILKDHFSAITNIDENRLNDVSRVVESYSGIVIPANKPIVGENVFTQVAGVHADGDNKSNLYCNDLLPERFGRKREYALGKNSGKANIRKNLEDLGLDLDEESMRKVTERIIELGDKKELVTQEDLPYIVSDVLKHGIVDERVNLKSYIVNLAYGLKPMATLKIEINGKEYEESSSGDGQYDAFVRALRKIYKVTLGRKFPMLTNYAVTIPPGGRTDAFVQTVITWSFEDKVFRTRGLDADQTEAAIKATVKMLNIIEGEYDK; this is encoded by the coding sequence ATGAAGCATAATCATCCGAAGATAGAAATCATGGACACCACTCTCCGCGACGGTGAACAGACCAGCGGAGTGTCTTTTGTGCCCCATGAAAAACTGATGATAGCCCGTTTGTTGCTTGAAGATTTGAAGGTGGACCGGGTGGAGGTGGCTTCCGCGCGGGTGTCCGAAGGGGAATTTGATGCGGTGAAGATGATATGCGACTGGGCGGCACGACGTAATATGTTGCCGAAAGTAGAGGTGCTCGGTTTCGTGGACGGACATACCTCGGTAGACTGGATACATGCCACCGGCTGCCGCGTCATCAACCTGCTGTGCAAGGGGTCGCTGAAGCATTGCTCCTGCCAGTTGAAGAAATCGCCTGAGGAGCATATCGAAGATATCCTGTCGGTAGTGGACTATGCAAATGTGCAGGATATGGAGGTGAATGTCTACTTGGAAGACTGGAGCAACGGCATGAAAGATTCGCCCGAATATGTCTTTCAATTGATGGATGCGCTGATCCGGACCAACATAAAGCGGTATATGCTGCCCGACACATTGGGCGTGCTGAACCCGTTGCAGGTCATTGAGTTCATGCGGAAGATGGTGAAGCGTTATCCGAATGAGCATTTCGACTTCCATGCCCACAATGATTACGACCTCGCGGTGAGTAACGTGCTGGCAGCCGTATTGAGTGGCTGCAAGGGTCTGCACACCACCATCAACGGCTTGGGCGAACGTGCGGGCAACGCACCTCTTGCCAGCGTGCAGGCTATTCTGAAAGACCATTTCAGTGCTATTACCAACATAGACGAGAACCGCCTGAATGATGTGAGCCGCGTGGTGGAGTCTTATTCGGGCATCGTGATTCCCGCCAATAAACCGATTGTGGGCGAGAATGTGTTTACGCAGGTGGCGGGCGTGCATGCCGACGGTGATAACAAAAGCAACCTTTACTGCAACGACCTGCTGCCCGAACGCTTTGGACGTAAACGGGAATATGCATTGGGCAAGAATAGCGGTAAGGCGAATATCCGCAAGAACTTGGAAGACTTGGGGCTGGATCTGGACGAGGAGTCCATGCGCAAAGTTACGGAACGCATCATCGAGCTGGGCGATAAAAAGGAGCTTGTGACACAGGAGGACCTGCCGTACATCGTGTCCGACGTCCTGAAACATGGAATAGTGGATGAGCGCGTGAACCTGAAAAGTTACATCGTGAACCTTGCCTACGGACTGAAGCCGATGGCTACGCTGAAAATAGAAATCAACGGCAAGGAGTACGAGGAGAGTTCCAGCGGCGACGGCCAGTATGATGCCTTTGTGCGTGCGCTGCGCAAGATATACAAAGTGACCTTGGGCCGCAAGTTCCCGATGCTGACGAACTATGCGGTGACTATCCCTCCCGGCGGGCGCACCGATGCCTTTGTGCAGACGGTGATCACATGGAGCTTTGAAGACAAGGTGTTCCGCACCCGCGGCTTGGATGCCGACCAGACGGAAGCGGCTATCAAGGCTACGGTGAAGATGCTGAATATCATTGAAGGAGAATACGATAAATAG
- a CDS encoding smalltalk protein, with protein MAVKSTWWDKLLKIVIAVASAVLGAFGAQAMPA; from the coding sequence ATGGCAGTAAAATCAACTTGGTGGGACAAACTCCTTAAAATTGTAATCGCAGTGGCTTCAGCCGTTCTCGGCGCTTTTGGCGCACAGGCCATGCCCGCCTGA
- a CDS encoding type II toxin-antitoxin system HicA family toxin, which yields MSYKSVKDVVTMLQENGFVLKSQKGSHMKFEKDGKVVIVPNHNSKGVEKGTYYSILRQAGLK from the coding sequence ATGAGTTACAAATCAGTGAAAGACGTTGTAACTATGTTGCAAGAAAACGGTTTTGTCCTAAAGAGTCAGAAAGGTAGTCACATGAAGTTTGAGAAAGATGGCAAAGTGGTTATTGTACCGAATCATAACAGCAAAGGCGTTGAGAAAGGCACTTATTACAGCATTTTGAGACAAGCGGGGCTGAAGTAG
- the leuC gene encoding 3-isopropylmalate dehydratase large subunit: MNTLFDKIWDAHVVQKVEDGPTQLYIDRLYCHEVTSPQAFAGLRARGLKCFRPEKIFCMPDHNTPTHDQDKPIEDAVSKMQVDTLAKNAKDFGLEHFGMMNKKNGIIHVVGPERGLTLPGMTIVCGDSHTSTHGAMGAVAFGIGTSEVEMVLASQCILQTRPKTMRITVDGRLGKGVTAKDMALYMMSKMTTSGATGYFVEYAGEAVRSLSMEGRLTLCNLSIEMGARGGMVAPDETTFAYIKGREYAPKGEEWDKALAYWKTLKSEEDAVFDKEVRFDAADIEPLITYGTNPGMGMGITQHIPTTEEMGEAAKASFMKSMDYMGFRPGDSLLGKKIDYVFLGACTNGRIEDFRAFASIVKGRRKAADVVAWLVPGSWLVDAQIREEGLDKVLEEAGFAIRQPGCSACLAMNDDKVPAGKYAVSTSNRNFEGRQGPGARTLLASPLVAAAAAVTGVITDPRDFI; encoded by the coding sequence ATGAATACATTATTTGATAAAATTTGGGATGCCCACGTTGTGCAGAAGGTTGAGGACGGCCCCACGCAACTTTACATAGACAGGCTTTACTGCCATGAAGTAACCAGCCCGCAGGCTTTTGCCGGACTGCGTGCCAGAGGTCTTAAATGTTTCCGTCCGGAAAAGATTTTCTGTATGCCCGACCACAATACGCCGACGCACGATCAGGATAAACCGATCGAGGATGCTGTTTCGAAGATGCAGGTGGATACGCTGGCTAAGAATGCGAAAGATTTCGGTCTGGAGCATTTCGGCATGATGAATAAGAAAAACGGCATTATCCATGTGGTGGGTCCGGAACGCGGACTGACTTTGCCGGGTATGACGATTGTGTGCGGTGATTCGCATACTTCTACTCATGGCGCCATGGGAGCGGTGGCTTTCGGCATCGGCACAAGCGAGGTGGAGATGGTGCTGGCTTCGCAGTGTATCCTTCAGACGCGTCCCAAAACGATGCGCATTACGGTGGACGGCCGGCTGGGCAAGGGCGTCACTGCCAAGGATATGGCGCTCTATATGATGTCCAAAATGACAACCAGCGGTGCTACGGGCTACTTTGTGGAGTATGCCGGAGAGGCTGTGCGCAGTCTGTCTATGGAAGGACGCCTCACTTTGTGTAATCTCAGTATAGAGATGGGTGCGCGCGGCGGTATGGTTGCTCCGGACGAAACCACCTTTGCATACATCAAGGGACGTGAGTACGCTCCGAAAGGGGAAGAATGGGACAAGGCGCTGGCATATTGGAAAACGTTGAAAAGTGAGGAGGATGCCGTCTTCGATAAGGAGGTGCGCTTTGATGCCGCTGATATCGAGCCGCTGATTACCTACGGCACCAATCCGGGTATGGGCATGGGCATCACGCAGCACATTCCCACTACCGAGGAGATGGGAGAGGCAGCCAAAGCGTCTTTTATGAAGTCTATGGATTATATGGGATTCCGTCCGGGTGATTCGCTGCTGGGCAAGAAGATTGACTATGTTTTTCTGGGTGCTTGCACCAACGGCCGTATCGAGGATTTTCGTGCGTTTGCCTCTATTGTGAAGGGGCGCAGGAAAGCTGCGGATGTGGTGGCTTGGCTGGTTCCCGGTTCATGGCTGGTGGATGCGCAGATACGTGAGGAGGGGCTGGATAAGGTGTTGGAAGAAGCGGGATTCGCTATCCGACAGCCGGGATGTTCGGCATGCTTGGCGATGAATGATGATAAGGTGCCTGCCGGGAAATATGCGGTGTCCACCAGTAACCGTAACTTTGAAGGGCGTCAGGGACCGGGTGCGCGTACTTTGCTTGCCAGTCCGCTGGTGGCTGCTGCTGCGGCGGTGACGGGGGTGATTACGGATCCGAGAGATTTTATCTAA
- a CDS encoding HU family DNA-binding protein, translating into MDVLVERFKRRKIVSDKNSPQLYYLRQKPKTCGTVDVDVLAANIQKNCAMTKGDVKHVIEALVEEIQTNLANGDKVKLNLLGTLHMTFRCPGVEKSEDCTVRNISKVNIRFVPDKELKLVNGSTAATRSPANVAFALDKPADGSSSGGSGSENPGDGEENDPLG; encoded by the coding sequence ATGGATGTACTTGTAGAGCGTTTCAAACGCCGTAAAATCGTGAGCGACAAGAACTCGCCCCAGTTGTATTATCTCCGTCAGAAGCCCAAAACCTGCGGTACGGTGGACGTCGATGTCCTCGCCGCCAATATCCAAAAGAATTGCGCCATGACAAAAGGCGACGTGAAGCACGTCATCGAAGCCCTTGTGGAGGAAATACAGACCAACCTTGCCAACGGCGACAAGGTGAAGCTGAACCTGCTTGGCACGCTTCACATGACTTTCCGCTGCCCCGGCGTGGAAAAGTCGGAGGATTGCACCGTCAGGAATATCTCCAAAGTGAACATACGCTTTGTCCCCGACAAGGAACTGAAGCTGGTGAACGGCAGCACCGCCGCCACCCGAAGCCCGGCCAATGTGGCCTTTGCACTGGACAAGCCTGCCGACGGCAGCTCTTCCGGCGGCAGTGGCAGCGAGAACCCCGGCGACGGTGAGGAAAACGATCCTCTCGGATAA